Within Streptomyces antibioticus, the genomic segment CGCACCGACGCGACTCCAACCGGTCCTGGGCGTCACCGACGGACACCCCGCCCAGGGCTACGGGGCTGACGGGGCGCTGAACGTCGGGCGGGGCCTGGCGGCCATTCAGCTCACGACCAACACACCGAGACCGCCGCCGACCGCCCTTGACCTAGCCCGACGGCCGAATCGCGGTGAACCGCGCGCTCATGGCAGGACCAAGGTGGTCGACAAGGCCATATTCGGGCTGATCCGGCCACGGCAAATCGAGGAGGAACGAGGTGACAATCACCCCGGTGACCTCGTGCACGTCCAGACGGAGTTGCTCTTCCAGGAACCGCAATGTGACGCGCCAGTTCGTGTCGTCTCCTCCGACGAACGACGCGACGGTCTCCTGGACGACGTCCCAGAAGAACACGTGGGGCAGGACAGTGCCCTCGTTGAAGACGTGCGCGTCAAACAGGTCCTCGAAGCAGGGCACAGCCGTTACGAAGTCCCGCACGAGCTGAACATCCCGCTCCACGGGGCACCCCCTCCCTGGAAGGTCAGGACAGATCCATCAGCCGCGACCAGCCGGGAAGGCCGTAGGCGGCGGATTTGGTCGGCGCCAGAGTCAGAGGCCGAGGTACCCACCCCGCCCCGGCTCACCGCCCCCACGGCTCGAGCAGCTCGCTGAGGTTGGCCAGATCAGGGGGCGTGATGACGATGAGACGGATGCCGGCCTCGTGGGCGAGTTGCTGCTTGGCTCGGATCTTGGTGACGTACTCGTCGCTGGTGAGGCCCGCGTACTCGACGTACGTGCCGTCCGGCAGCTCCCAGTCCGCGCGGCGTCGGCCGTGCGGATTGTGTTCAGGGTGCCTGGGCCAGGCCGGTTCGATCCGGTGCTCCACGTCGTGGCGCGTGAGCCAGTCGTCGATGGCCCGCTCGGCCAGCGACCTGCACGGGTGGCCGTCCGCTGCCACGCAGTAGGTTCCGCGGGCGGGCCGCCACGCTTCGGGGACCAGACCTGTACGGCGCAGGACCTCCACCCAGCTTCCGGCCTCCAACAGCCCACGGACCGTCGCGGCCGGGGGACACGTCCTCATCGCACCCACGATGGCATCACGCTGCCCGTCCGGAAGATCGAGAGGGACGGGGCGCTGGGCGAAGTCCTGCGGGGGAGCAGCGGCGAAGTGCGTCGATAGGGTGGTCAGCCTCTGCTGGGCCTCATCCGCGGTGACAGGACCGCTGCTTCCGTTGCGCGCCTCGACACAGCATTGCTTGCACCAGCGGGCCGGCCCGAACTGGCGGACCATCCATGGATTGAGCTGCCCCGCCGTGAAGACGGTCGCACACAACGGGCACTTCTGCGGCCGCGCGTCCGGCCAGGAGCGCCGGGCTCGCGCGGCATGGAAGGAGCCGTACATGGCGGCGTGTTCGTAGACCACATCAGGCCGGTCCGCGTACGTGTGCCCTTGCCCGATCAGCCTTCGGCGCGCCAGCTCGTACACCTCCTCCGCGAGGGTCGGCTCCCGGGTGAGCAGTCGCCGGGGACACATCCAGGGCCACATCACTCCGTAGTCCTCGATCAGATCGTCCACGAGGTCGTCACCCGCGTCGGTCCACACGCCGTCGAACCGCGCCTGGTCGCCCCTGCTCCACCCGTAGGGGTTGAAGCCGCCTTCAGGGTCCGTGCTCCTGAACGACCAATCCCTGTTCCGCCCCCGGTTGTCGGCTGCGACCGGCATACAAGCACTCCCTCGACTCGGCCACCGCGGGAAGGACATGCTTCTCCGAGCGGATCCGGATCATCCATCATCCCCGCCCTTTCGGCGAGAGCCACGCAGAGGGCTGGTCTCCAAGATCGGTGGTCCGTAGGCTCGTTCTGGCAGGGCCGGAGTGACCGTGCATGATCAGGAGTCGGGGGCGGCGGAGTGACCGAGATCGATCTGACACTCGACGACGGCCGGCGCGTGCGCGTCCACGACACCGGGACCCGCTCGGGCGCCGGCTCCCTCGTCGTCTTCTGGCACCACGGCACACCGAACATCGGCGCGCCGCCCGTGCCCCTCTTCCCGGCCGCCGAGCGGCTCGGCATCCGCTGGATCTCGTACGACCGCCCCGGGTACGGCGGATCGACGCCTCTCCCGGGCCGCGACGTGGCGTCGGTGGCCGGCGACGTCGCCGCCGTCGCGAGCGCGCTGGACGTCGAACGGTTCGCCGTCATGGGCCACTCCGGGGGCGGCGCGCACGCCCTGGCCTGCGCTGCCCTCCTGCCCGACCGTGTCCTGGGCGTGGTCGACGTGGCGGGACTTGCTCCGTTCGGCGCCGAGGGCCTGGACTGGTTCGCGGGCATGACGCCCTCCATCGCGGCCTCGCTCCGCGCCGCCGCCCGGGGGCGCGGGGAGAAGGAGAAGCACGCGGCCGGCGCCGAGTACGACCCGGAGATGTTCACCGCGGCCGACCACGACGCCCTATCCGGTGAGTGGTCCTGGTTCGACGACGTCGTCGCTCCGGCCGTCGCGGCGGGCCCGGGCGGGCAGATCGACGACGACTTGGCGTACGTCGCCCCCTGGGGCTTCGCCCCGCGGCGGATCAACGTGCCGGTCCTCCTCCTCCACGGCGACCAGGACCGCATCGCGCCCAGCTCACACGCGCAATGGCTCGCGGACCACTGCCCGTCGGCCGAACTGTGGCTGCGCCCCGGAGACGGACACATCTCCGTCCTCGCCGCCGGCCCGGCCGCCCTGGAGTGGCTCGCGGAACGCTCCGCAGGCTGACACTGCCGGCGATTTCCCCGAGGCAGCGGCTCCGCCCTCAGTCGAGCATGAACCAGCCGCGTACCTGGGCCTCGTGATCGATGTAGCGTTCGCCGGAGACGTCGACGACGACCTTGTCGATCGTGCCGCCGGTGAACGGGAACGGCCCGCGGTAGTCGGGTGTGACCGGTGACGCGTCGTCGCGGCCCACGCAGATCCCGTCCCCGACGACACAGAAGTTGCCGGGCTGGGTGACGATGTCCTCGTGGCCCACCTCCTGGTCGTCCATGTAGAGGGTGAGGGTGCCCGCGGCGCCGGGCATCGTGGGGTCGGTGCTGCGGCCGGTCGCGGTGAACTCGGCGGTGAGCACATGCCGGCCCGGCGGGATCTCCCGGTCGGCGTCCACGACCTGGAGATGTGTGCCGACCCAGTTGAACGCGTAGTGCAGACGGTGGTCCTTGACGTAGAGGCTGTGGCCGCCCGCCACGCCGCCGTGGGCGTAGAGAACGCCCTCGGCGTCCGCCGACCCGATGTCCACCCCGGCGGCGATGGTGTACGACCGGCCGCTGGTCACCACCCCGGACTGCTCGGGCACCGACGCGGTGTCGGGGTAGTACACGTAACGGTCTCGCTCGGGGCTGCCGTGCGGGCGGTCGGCCAGCACCTGTTCCAGGGCGTTGCGGTCGTCCAGCGGCAGTCCGTTGTAGCGGCCCGCGTAGTAGTACCAGAGGCTCTTGAGGGTCTCCATCCGGGCCGGTTCCCGCGCGGCCAGGTCCGTCGACTGCGCACGGTCGGTGCCGAGGTCGTACAGCTCCCAGACGTCGTGCTCGAAGTTGCCCCAGCCGCTCAGCGGCGGGTGGACCGTGCAGGCCAGCCACCCCTCGTGGTAGATCGACCGCTGCCCCAGCATCGCGTAGAACTGGGTCTGCCGTCCCGGCGCCTCGGGATCGGTGAGGGACGCCTTGAAGCTCTCGCCCTCGATGGGGTTCTGCGGGTAGCCCTTGAGCACTTCGGGCGGCTCCACGCCCAGCAGATCGTAGAGCGTGGGCACGACGTCCACCGCGTGGACGTACTGCCCGCGCACCTCGCCCCGGGCCTCGATCCCCGCCGGCCAGGCGACCACGCACATGTCGGCCACGCCGCCCTCGTAGCCGGCCCAGCGCTTCCAGTACGGGAACGGCGTGTCGAACGCCCAGGCCCAGCCGGTGTTGTAGTGGTTGTACGACGTCGGACCGCCGAGTTCGTCGAGGTGTTCCAGGGACAACTCGACCGGGGTGTCGAGGCCGTTGAAGAACCGCCACTCGTTGAACGTCCCGTTCGGACCGCCCTCACCGCTCGCCCCGTTGTCGGAGACGGCCACGATGATCGTGTTGTCCAGTTCGCCCGCGGCCTCCAGGAAGTCGATGACCCGGCCCAACTGGTCGTCGGTGTACGAGACATACCCGGCGAACACCTCGGCCATCCTGACGAACAGCCGCCGTTCGTCGGCGGTGAGGTCCGCCCAGGGCCGTACGGTGTCGAGCATCGGCCACAACTGCCCGTCAGGGCCCGTCACTTCGGGTTCGCCGTGCGGGTTGATCGGGGACAGCTCGGTGTCCTCCGGCAGCAGGCCCATCTCCTTCTGCCGGCGCAGGATGCCGGGCCGGATCGCCTCGTACCCCTCGTCGAAGACGCCCTTGTAGCGGTCCGCCCACTCCTTGAACACATGGTGCGGCGCATGGGCCGCGTCGAGGGAGAGATACATGAAGAACGGCTTGTCGGGATCGATGACCTTGGCGTTGCGGATGTACTCGATGGCCTTGTCGGAGAAGTCCTTGGCGATGTGATAGCCCTCTTCGGGCGTGGCCGGCGGGGCGACCGGATGGTTGTCCTGGATCAGGTCCGGGTACCAGCAGCTCGACTCGCCGCCGAGAAAGCCGTAGAACTGCTCGAAGCCGCGCCCCAGCGGCCAACGGCCCTTGTACGCAGCCTGGTTGATCTCCTCGCCGGGGGTGAGGTGCCACTTGCCGACGCAGTAGGTGTTGTAGCCGCGCTCGCCCAGGACCTCGGAGACGAACCCGTTCTCGAACGGGATCCGGGTGGAGATGCCGGGGAAACCGGAGCTGAACTCGGCGATCGTCGCCATGCCGTTGGACGTCGCGTTCCTGCCGGTCAGCAGGGAGGCCCGGGTCGGGGAGCACAGCGCCGTGGTGTGGAAGTTCGAGTACCGCACCCCCATGTCGGCGATCCGCGACATGGTGGGCGTCTTCACCGGACCCCCGAAGCAGTCCATCGTCCCGTAGCCCACGTCGTCCCACGCGATCACCAGCACGTTCGGGGCGTTCTCGGGCGCCTTGGGCGCGAGGTACGGCGCCCAGTCGGGCTCGGAGTCACGCACGTCGAAGGCGATCTTCCCCCTGAAAGGCTTGGGCATGACGATTCTCCTCGCGTCGCCGGTCCTGAACCGGATGGCCCCTCCACCGTCACCGGCGACGCCCTCGCCCCGCCTCACCCTCCAGGGGTGACCACTCTCCCGGACCGGCGACTCGCCCGCAGACCAGGAAACCGCTCTTGACCTGCGTAGACGCGGGCTGATGGCCGGGGGTGGGGGAGTGGCCATCAGCCCGCGTCTTCGGTCAGGCGGTCGTAGCTACTGCGGGGAGGTCAGGGGTTGCCGTAGCCGTCTCCGTACCCTTCGTGACCGCGCTTGTTCTTCACCGTGACGGTGATGTCGTCGTCGGTGCCGTTGATGACGTACGGACCGGTCACCGGGTTGCCGGGCATGACGTAGCCGTTGGGGACGGCGGTCTCCCGCAGGTAGTACGTGCCGTACGCGAGCGGGTCGAAGTCACAGGTGCCCCTGAGGTTCGTGGTGCACTCACCGGCGAGGGTGTCCGGGTTGACACCGTTGGTCTGAAGTCCGGCCCGGCCGTTCGACTCCTTCCACAGCTCGAACTCGGCACCCGCCAGAGCCCGCCCGGTCTTGGCGTCGGCCTTCTTGAGACGCAGCGAACCGTCGGGCACGTCGGGCGTCCTCGTGTTCCTGGCGATCACGGACACACCGGCGTCGGCGTTGTCGTCGGTGAGGGTCAGTGGTCCGAAGACGGCGGGGTTGGGGAGGTCGTAGCCGTTCGGGGCCGCGGTTTCCTGCCAGTAGTAGGTGCCGGTCGGGACGGTCTCGGCGCATTCGCCGTCGGCCCCCGTGGTGCACGGGTCGCCGACTTGGGTGTCGGGGTTGGTGCCGTCGGTCTGGAGTCCGGCTTGGTCGTTGGTCTCGCGCCAGAGTTGGAATTCGGCGCCGGGCAGTGGGGCGTTGGTGTCGGCGTCTACCTTGTCGACGCTGACCGAGCCTTGGGTCGGGGGCTGGGGTGTGCGGGTGTTCTCCGCCGTGATGGAGACGCCGGCGTCGGCGTTGTCTTCGGTGAGGGTGAGCGGTCCGAAGACGGCCGGGTTGGGCAGGTCGTAGCCGGTGGGTGCGGCGGTCTCCTGCCAGTAGTAGGTGCCGATCTCGACCGTCTCGGCGCATTCGCCGTCGGCCCCCGTGGTGCACGGGTCCCCGACCTGGGTGTCCGGGTTCGTGCCGTCGGTCTGGAGTCCGGCTTGGTCGTTGGTCTCGCGCCAGAGTTGGAATTCGGCGCCGGGCAGTGGGGCGTTGGTGTCGGCGTCTACCTTGTCGACGCTGACCGAGCCTTGGGTCGGGGGCTGGGGTGTGCGGGTGTTCTCCGCCGTGATGGAGACGCCGGCGTCGGCGTTGTCTTCGGTGAGGGTGAGCGGTCCGAAGACGGCCGGGTTGGGCAGGTCGTAGCCGGTGGGTGCGGCGGTCTCCTGCCAGTAGTAGGTGCCGATCTCGACCGTCTCGGCGCATTCGCCGTCGGCCCCTGTCGTGCACGGGTCCCCGACCTGGGTGTCCGGGTTCGTGCCGTCGGTCTGGAGGCCCGCTTCGTCGTTGGTCTCGCGCCACAACTGGAACTCGGCGCCGGCCAGTGGCGCGTCGGTCTCCGCGTCCACCTTGTCCACGCTGACCGAACCGGTGACCGGGGTCGGGGTGTCGGAGTCGCACCGAAGGTCGGCGTTGAAGGGGAAGTAGTGGATCTCGCCCGCGTTGACCGCGCCGCCGCCGGATCCGCCGGACAGCGGGCCCGCGACGAGTTCGTGGGTGATGATGTCGCCCTCGATGTTCGCCGGGTCGAGGTCGGTCAGCTTAGCGCGGGGGGCGTAGATCGTGCCCTCGACCGTGTCGCCCTCCTCGATGGTGATGTCGGTGGCGTCGGCGAAGTTCCACAGGATGTACGGCGCCTGGTCCCCGGACACGCCCGCGAGGGTGGGCGTGTTCCAGGTGAGGACGCCGGCGCTGCCCGTGGTGTCCACGTTGATGAGCAGCGGGGTGTCGGCGGTGGGCTCGTCCTGGAAGGTCAGCTCGTCGATGTTGTTGAGCTGCTCGCCGGTCAGGCGCAGCACGTTGGTCTGCCCCGAGGTGAGCGCGATCTCGATGTCCGAGCCCGGCGGGATCGTGTTCTGGTCGGGCAGCGGGACGCCGTTGCCGTCCAGCAGGATCACGGTCGCCGCGCAGGTGGCCATCGAGTCGGCCCGGTCGCGGTAGGTGGAGAACAGCGTCGTGAAGTCCATCAGGCCGGACTGCTGGACCGAGGCCACCGGCTGCTGGACGGTGAGCTGCACACGCGGCGTGGAGTTGTAGCCGGCGCCGTCGGCCACGATCTGCGTGTTGACGCTCGCCCCGTTCTGGTCCTCGATGAGAACGTCGCTGGCAGACGTGTCGCCGATCTTGGCGTAACCATTCTGCAGAACCTGGAGGACGCCGGACGGGCTGCTCCCCGCGTAGTCGACGCCGCCGCCGACGAGAAGGGCGGTCGGCTGGTCGTCGCCGGGGGCGGTGAAGGTGCCGGGGGTGTTGAGGGCGACGTTGTAGTTGCTGCCGAACGTGAGGTTCCCGCCGACGGCGACCGGGCCTTCCGACTCGGTGCTGCCGAACGTCGCGTTGCTCTCCGTCACGACCCCGAAGCCGTTGTTGCCGGCGACCGGATTCCCGATGTCGACGGGGGCGAGCGCGGCGGCGCCCGCCGGGCCGCCGGTCAGCACGAAGGCCGTCAGCAGCCCCATGCCGGCAAGCCCTGCGGCGGCACGCGACGGGAGCCGGCGCACGGACGGGCCACTACGGACGGTGTTCAAAGGCGGTCGTTTCATGGCTGAAAGTTATGGTTGTGGCTCGTTTTCGACTGGTACGTGTTTGTGACACTCCGTGTGATCACTCGTCTGGCCACTCGGCGGGGAACGCCGGTGGGCCTTCGCGACGAACATGGACAAGACCAACCCCGGAACCCGCACATGGCCCACCTGCGCCGCCCGGGGCCTCGTGTTGTTGCCCGCCGATGATCGTCCCGGTCACGATACTGACCACATGCCCGGCCAACTCCGTGCCAAAGTCCTGCCGGACCGGCAACGCCGATCCCTGGACGATCTCCAGCAGGACCTCGATCTCTCGTCCGGGGACAGCCGGTCGAAGCAGTCGGCGTTCTGGACCATGCTCACGCTGTCCGCGGTCATCGCCGCGTGCGGCATCCTGACGAACTCCACCGCCACCGTCATCGGCGCGATGATCATCGCCCCGCTCTCCACCCCCATCATGGGCATCGCCCTCGGTGCCGTACAGCGCCGCCGCAGTTCGGCCGCCGCCTTCGTGGCCTTCGGATGCCTGCTGGTGATCACGGTCGGGGCGGTGGCCTCACTGGTCGTGCCCCCGTCCTACGACCTCCTGACCAACAGCCAGATCTCCGGCCGCACCTCACCGGGACTGCTCGACCTGGTCTCCGCCCTGGCCACGGGCTTCGCCGGCGCCGTGGCGCTGGCCCGCAAGGACGTCGCCGCCGTACTGCCCGGAGTGGCCATCGCGATCTCCCTCGTCCCGCCCCTCGTCGTCACCGGCGTCTGCGCCGGCCAGACGGCGTGGTGGCTGGCGCTGGGCGCGCTGGTGCTCTTCCTGTCCAACCTCTTCGCCCTCGTCTTCGCCGGCATGGTCGTCTTCACGGTCCTCACCTACGCCCCGGCCGACGGCAGCCGCGCCCACCACGGACCACGCCGCGCCCACGTCATGCTCGGACTGCTCTTCACGGCCGTCCTGCTCCCGCTGGGCGCCAACACGGTCGCCACCGTCCTGCTCAACACCTGGACCCTCAGAGCCAAGAGCGCCGCCGAGCAGTGGCTCGCCGACACCCCAGGGGCGATGGTCACCGGCGTCGACGCACGCTCCCGGACCCTGTACATCCATGTGCGCAGCCCCAGCGAGCTGCCTCCGATCGACGGGCTGCTCAGCAGCCTTGAGGGTCAGGTCCCCGACGGCGTCCCCATCGTCGTCGACAGCACACGCGGCCGGGAGATCACGGCCGGCAAGGTCGGTGGATGACGCCCTTGGGACGACGTCCGGTCAGGGAGTGGACCGCAGCGGCGGCGCCTGCCACGTCATCCCGGGCGGCTGGAGGAGGGGCGAGGGCTCGGGGCCCGGGTCGTCGGTGGCGACGACTCCGGCGGCCGTCGGGTCGAAGCCCTCGGGCCAACGGGTGCGACCGCTGGCCAGGGCGCCGGTCAGACGCGCTTCGGCGAGGTCCGCGGTGCTCAGGTCGGTGCCGCGCAGGTCCGCCAGGCGAAGGTCGGCGCGTCGGAGGACCGCGCCACGGGCGTCGGCCTTGCGCAAGGTCGCCTCGCGCAGGTCGGTCTCGGTGAAGTCGGCGTCACGCAGGTCGGTTTCGACCAGCTTCGCGCCCCGCAGGTCGGCCAGGACGCAGCGGGCCCGGCGGAGGATCGCCGTCGTCAGGTCGGTGTGCCGCAGGTTGACCGAGACCAGGGACGCCTGGGTCAGATTGGCGTGGTAGAAGCCCGCCGCCTCCATGCAGGTGCGGTCGAAGTTGACCTCGGGGAACCACAGTCCGTCGCAGTCGGCGCGGCGCAGGTCGGTCACGCTCAGATTGACCCAGGACTGCTCCCGGTCCCGGCACAGCACGCCGAGCGCGGTCAGCGCCACCTGCGCGTCGGCCGCGCGGGTCTCCAGCGGCGCGATGTCGTTGATGGGCACGTCCGCCGCCGGTGACCGCGGCTCGGTGGGCGGCCAGGGCAGATGGGTCCGCAGATACGCGGCCTGGATGGAGATGATGGCTTCCCGGTCCCGGCCGGACTGCTCCGCGATCCGCCACAGCGCGTGCAACCCGCCGATACGCACATCCAGCTTGTCACTGCCGAGCTGGTCGACGGCCCGGCTGAACCGGTCGGTGACATAGCCTTCCTGAGTGGCACGCAACCCGTCCTGGCTGACCCGCAGTTGCCGCCAGGTGGCGTACGCACCGAAGAGCAGCACCAAGCCGCCGACCACCTGAAGAAGCGTGGTCCGGACATCGTTCACCGCCTTCAGCCGATCCTGCGCGGCGACGTTCGCCCCGGCGAGATCGTGATCGACCACCACACCCGGCAGCACGACGAACACCGCCCCCAGAACGGCCACCCCCACCGCCCCGGCCAGCAGCCCTACGACCACCCGCCGGCCCTGGCCCGGTTCCCCCGTCTCCATGGGGACGAGGCTAGGCGTCGCACGAAAGACGATCAAGAGTGCTGTGTCATGGGCCGTGACAGCCAACCGACGTACAGGCTGGCTGTGTTGCGCGGTTTCACGGTGCCGGCTCGCAGCGGCTTTGGCTCGACTCCCTCGATGCGGACCCCCTACTGGACCGAAGTACGTCAACGGCCTCGACCTCCTCGACGGCCTGGGCCTGGGCGCGGTGACCGACGACGTGGCGGGCGTTGTCCGGTCGTTCGGGGAGTACTGAGGACTCTCTCAGGAGGCCACATGGCTCGCCCCTGCCAGGCGCCCCCGTTGCGGAGGGACAATCGGCGCGGCCCACGGTTCCCCGCGTCCCCAAGGCGCACGGTGTGTCTGACCGGCGCCTCGGCCCGGTGACGCTGCGGTGGATGTGAGCCTGTCGGCCGACGCAGGTCTGCGGCACCGGTGCCGCGACGTTTGTGCAACCCTGAGGTTGCGCAAAAACCTTCGCTGTGCAACTCTGAAGTTGCACGTTCTCCGTTCGGCAGACGGCCGAACAGGCGGACGACAGGGACGGAGCACGCCATGACTGCTGACCGGATCGAGCGCGAGATCGTGATCGACGCGGCCCCGGAGAAGGTCTGGCCGCTGGTGGCCGAGCCGGGCTTCTGGGCGACCGACGACGAGGGCGTGCGCGGCACGCGGGCCGTCGAGGGCCAGTCGCTCGTCGCCCACCACTCCACGCACGGTGACTTCCCCGTGCGTGTGGAGAAGGCCGACCCGCCACGCTATCTGGCGTACCGCTGGGTGAGTGCGTTCCCAGGAGAAGAGCTGCGCGAGGGCAACTCCACGCTCGTGGAGTTCACCCTGACCCCCGAGGGCGCGGGCACCCGGCTGCGCGTCGTGGAGAGCGGGTTCGCCGCTCTGCCGACGTCCGAGGACAACCGCGACAACGTGATCAAGGACCACACCGTCGGATGGGAGCAGTGCCTCACCGCTCTCGCCGCTCGGGCGGCGTGAGCACCGTGGCGGACCGGCACGCCGTCGACAGCGACGTCGTCGACAGCGTCCTGGCCGCGTTGGCCGATCCGACCCGCCGGCGGATGCTGGACCTGCTCTCCGCGCAGGGCCAGGCCACCGCGACCACACTCGCCGGGGGACTTCCGATCTCGCGGCAGGCCGTCGTCAAGCATCTGGCTGTTCTCGACGCGGCCGGGCTGGTCGGCAGCGTGAAGGTCGGACGTGAGGTCCGGTACTCCGTGCGCCCCGAGGCGCTGGATGCCACAGCCCGCTGGATGAGCGCGCTCGCATCCGACTGGGACCGGCGCCTGGCGAAGATCAAGCGCGTCGCGGAGGCGGCGGAGCAGGACGCGCCCTGACGGCGGGCGCGCGGGATTCCAGGCCGTCGGGGCACGCCAACGGACGTTCGTGGACCGGCACATGCCCTGGTACCCACCTCACAGAAGGAGCCCCCGATGGACACCGCCCCGCTCAGGGACGCCTACCGAGCACAGCTCAACGCCCAGGCGGACGCCCTGTGCGGGCTCGGCGGACCGATGCTCAGCGAGACCGAACTCGACACTCCGGTACCGGCTTTGCTCCTGTCCAACGGCAAAGTTGTGGTCGACCAGCCCGTACCTCTGAGGGGCATCATCACCGGCTTGGCGGAGGTCGAGCTTCCCGGTCACACGCGACAACTCCTGGCCCTGCTACCGAAAGACAGCGGGCACCAGGCCATGACCTGACCCTGCCGCGCGCCATGGCGGACGGCCCATCAAAGGTGCCCCGC encodes:
- a CDS encoding alpha/beta fold hydrolase; translated protein: MTEIDLTLDDGRRVRVHDTGTRSGAGSLVVFWHHGTPNIGAPPVPLFPAAERLGIRWISYDRPGYGGSTPLPGRDVASVAGDVAAVASALDVERFAVMGHSGGGAHALACAALLPDRVLGVVDVAGLAPFGAEGLDWFAGMTPSIAASLRAAARGRGEKEKHAAGAEYDPEMFTAADHDALSGEWSWFDDVVAPAVAAGPGGQIDDDLAYVAPWGFAPRRINVPVLLLHGDQDRIAPSSHAQWLADHCPSAELWLRPGDGHISVLAAGPAALEWLAERSAG
- a CDS encoding arylsulfatase, whose protein sequence is MPKPFRGKIAFDVRDSEPDWAPYLAPKAPENAPNVLVIAWDDVGYGTMDCFGGPVKTPTMSRIADMGVRYSNFHTTALCSPTRASLLTGRNATSNGMATIAEFSSGFPGISTRIPFENGFVSEVLGERGYNTYCVGKWHLTPGEEINQAAYKGRWPLGRGFEQFYGFLGGESSCWYPDLIQDNHPVAPPATPEEGYHIAKDFSDKAIEYIRNAKVIDPDKPFFMYLSLDAAHAPHHVFKEWADRYKGVFDEGYEAIRPGILRRQKEMGLLPEDTELSPINPHGEPEVTGPDGQLWPMLDTVRPWADLTADERRLFVRMAEVFAGYVSYTDDQLGRVIDFLEAAGELDNTIIVAVSDNGASGEGGPNGTFNEWRFFNGLDTPVELSLEHLDELGGPTSYNHYNTGWAWAFDTPFPYWKRWAGYEGGVADMCVVAWPAGIEARGEVRGQYVHAVDVVPTLYDLLGVEPPEVLKGYPQNPIEGESFKASLTDPEAPGRQTQFYAMLGQRSIYHEGWLACTVHPPLSGWGNFEHDVWELYDLGTDRAQSTDLAAREPARMETLKSLWYYYAGRYNGLPLDDRNALEQVLADRPHGSPERDRYVYYPDTASVPEQSGVVTSGRSYTIAAGVDIGSADAEGVLYAHGGVAGGHSLYVKDHRLHYAFNWVGTHLQVVDADREIPPGRHVLTAEFTATGRSTDPTMPGAAGTLTLYMDDQEVGHEDIVTQPGNFCVVGDGICVGRDDASPVTPDYRGPFPFTGGTIDKVVVDVSGERYIDHEAQVRGWFMLD
- a CDS encoding choice-of-anchor A family protein, which translates into the protein MGLLTAFVLTGGPAGAAALAPVDIGNPVAGNNGFGVVTESNATFGSTESEGPVAVGGNLTFGSNYNVALNTPGTFTAPGDDQPTALLVGGGVDYAGSSPSGVLQVLQNGYAKIGDTSASDVLIEDQNGASVNTQIVADGAGYNSTPRVQLTVQQPVASVQQSGLMDFTTLFSTYRDRADSMATCAATVILLDGNGVPLPDQNTIPPGSDIEIALTSGQTNVLRLTGEQLNNIDELTFQDEPTADTPLLINVDTTGSAGVLTWNTPTLAGVSGDQAPYILWNFADATDITIEEGDTVEGTIYAPRAKLTDLDPANIEGDIITHELVAGPLSGGSGGGAVNAGEIHYFPFNADLRCDSDTPTPVTGSVSVDKVDAETDAPLAGAEFQLWRETNDEAGLQTDGTNPDTQVGDPCTTGADGECAETVEIGTYYWQETAAPTGYDLPNPAVFGPLTLTEDNADAGVSITAENTRTPQPPTQGSVSVDKVDADTNAPLPGAEFQLWRETNDQAGLQTDGTNPDTQVGDPCTTGADGECAETVEIGTYYWQETAAPTGYDLPNPAVFGPLTLTEDNADAGVSITAENTRTPQPPTQGSVSVDKVDADTNAPLPGAEFQLWRETNDQAGLQTDGTNPDTQVGDPCTTGADGECAETVPTGTYYWQETAAPNGYDLPNPAVFGPLTLTDDNADAGVSVIARNTRTPDVPDGSLRLKKADAKTGRALAGAEFELWKESNGRAGLQTNGVNPDTLAGECTTNLRGTCDFDPLAYGTYYLRETAVPNGYVMPGNPVTGPYVINGTDDDITVTVKNKRGHEGYGDGYGNP
- a CDS encoding DUF389 domain-containing protein, which gives rise to MPGQLRAKVLPDRQRRSLDDLQQDLDLSSGDSRSKQSAFWTMLTLSAVIAACGILTNSTATVIGAMIIAPLSTPIMGIALGAVQRRRSSAAAFVAFGCLLVITVGAVASLVVPPSYDLLTNSQISGRTSPGLLDLVSALATGFAGAVALARKDVAAVLPGVAIAISLVPPLVVTGVCAGQTAWWLALGALVLFLSNLFALVFAGMVVFTVLTYAPADGSRAHHGPRRAHVMLGLLFTAVLLPLGANTVATVLLNTWTLRAKSAAEQWLADTPGAMVTGVDARSRTLYIHVRSPSELPPIDGLLSSLEGQVPDGVPIVVDSTRGREITAGKVGG
- a CDS encoding pentapeptide repeat-containing protein, whose translation is METGEPGQGRRVVVGLLAGAVGVAVLGAVFVVLPGVVVDHDLAGANVAAQDRLKAVNDVRTTLLQVVGGLVLLFGAYATWRQLRVSQDGLRATQEGYVTDRFSRAVDQLGSDKLDVRIGGLHALWRIAEQSGRDREAIISIQAAYLRTHLPWPPTEPRSPAADVPINDIAPLETRAADAQVALTALGVLCRDREQSWVNLSVTDLRRADCDGLWFPEVNFDRTCMEAAGFYHANLTQASLVSVNLRHTDLTTAILRRARCVLADLRGAKLVETDLRDADFTETDLREATLRKADARGAVLRRADLRLADLRGTDLSTADLAEARLTGALASGRTRWPEGFDPTAAGVVATDDPGPEPSPLLQPPGMTWQAPPLRSTP
- a CDS encoding SRPBCC domain-containing protein, encoding MTADRIEREIVIDAAPEKVWPLVAEPGFWATDDEGVRGTRAVEGQSLVAHHSTHGDFPVRVEKADPPRYLAYRWVSAFPGEELREGNSTLVEFTLTPEGAGTRLRVVESGFAALPTSEDNRDNVIKDHTVGWEQCLTALAARAA
- a CDS encoding ArsR/SmtB family transcription factor, producing the protein MLDLLSAQGQATATTLAGGLPISRQAVVKHLAVLDAAGLVGSVKVGREVRYSVRPEALDATARWMSALASDWDRRLAKIKRVAEAAEQDAP